The Faecalibacterium sp. I3-3-89 sequence GATACACCACAGTCTGTCCGTTCAGGATAGCGCGGTCGATGAAGGAATCCACCTCCGGCAGAGCCTCGTCCACCGTGAGACCCAGCAGGTTGCACTCCATTTTTGCGGTGCGCTGTACCCTCTCTACCCTGCCGTTGGGACGATTGACATCGCCGGTCAGGCGGGAGTAGCGCTGCTGGGCCTTGGTCTGAGGCTTCGCCTCCTTGACCAGCTTTTCCGGCTGCTTGAGGCCCTTGAGCGGCACTTTGGTCTTGATGATGCCGGCACGCACCAGCACATCACCGTTTTTATCCGGCAGCGAGAGCACCGTAGCCAGCTGATTCAGCTCTGCAATGCAGACCTCCTGCCCTACTTTGACCTCCTTCAGCGGCACGAACTCCTTGACGGGGTTATGCACCACCTCCGTGCCCATAAAGAGCTTCTCGGACTCTTTCTTGGCGATTTCGCGGGCACGCTGTGCCTTCTGCTGGGTGTTCATCCGCTCGTCTTTCTGGAGCTGGCGCAGCTCATCGGTCAAAGCGTAGGCTTTGCTCTCCACCTCCTGCGCCAGTGCACGGGCCTTGGCACGGGCAGCTTCCAGCTCGTTTTCACCCTGCTGGATCAGTTCGTCGCGCTTCTGACGGGCAGCATCCAGCTGATGTGCAGCCTCATTCTTCAGGCCCTCGACCTCGTCCTGACTGGCCTTGAGCTGCAGCTTCAAATCGTCCAGCTGGCCCAGAACGGCGTCCAGACGCTTGTCTTCTGCCGAAAGATGCTGCTGGGCCGCCTCAATGACCCGCTCCGGGATGCCAAGCTTTTCGCTGATGAGGAAGGCGTTGGATTTGCCCGGCACGCCCACGCTGAGCTTGTAGGTCGGGCGCAGCGTCTCCAAATCAAACTCGCAGCTGGCGTTGACGACTCCCTTTGTCTCGAGAGCGAACACCTTCAGCTCTGCGTAGTGAGTGGTCGCCATCAGAAGCACGCCGCGGCGGCGCAGTTCTTCGATGATCGCAACCGCCAGCGCTGCGCCCTCCGCCGGGTCGGTACCTGCACCCAGCTCGTCCAGAAGCACCAGCGTGCGGGGCATGGCAAGCTCGAGGATGCCGGTGATCTTCTTCATATGACCAGAGAAGGTAGACAGACTCTGCTCGATGCTCTGCTCATCGCCGATGTCCACAAGAAATTCATCAAAGACGCAGATCTCACTGCGCTCATCCGCCGGGATGAGGAAGCCGCACTGCGCCATTGCACAAAGCAGACCAGCCGTTTTCAGTGTGACAGTCTTGCCGCCGGTGTTGGGGCCGGTAATGATGAGCGAATCGTAGTCCCTGCCCAGTGAAATATCGACAGGCACACATTTTTTTGCATCGATGAGCGGATGTCTCGCCCGAATGAGGGAAAAAGAGGTGTCTGTACGGACAGTGGGCTTGAACGCCTTCATGTCCAGCGCAAGGCGGGCCTTTGCCAGCAGGACGTCGATCTCCAGCATTGCCTTGTAGCTATACTGGAACTGCGGCTCGATGGCTGCGACCTGACCGGTGAATGCCACAAGGATGCGCTCGATCTCCTGCGCTTCCTGTGCGCGGTACTGCAGGATGCGCGCATTCGCCTCCACGACGGCCTGCGGCTCAACGAAAACGGTCGCGCCAGTGGACGAGACATCGTGGATGATGCCGCTTACTTCACCGCGATACTCGCTCTTGACGGGCACGACATAACGGCCATTCCGGATGGAGACGACGCTTTCCTGCAGATGCTTGGAGGTGTCCATGTTGCGGACCATGCTTTCCAGACGGTCGCGGATGCTGTTTTCCGTTGCACGGATCTTCTTGCGCAGGTCGTTCAGGGTATGCGAGGCCGTATCTGCCATTGCATCCGGCGCAAGGATGGCGCTCGAGATCTGCTGTTCCAAGCCGGGCTGAGGGGCCAGCGCGTAGAACAGATCATCGGTCGGCAGGGCGTCGTGCTCCGAGGAACCATACCAGCTGACGAGGTTCTGGAAGTTGCGGAGTGCGCCTGCGACCATCAGAAGCTCGCCCATCGAGAGGACGCCACCCTTGACTGCGCGGGCTGCCAGCTGACTGACGCCCTCTACCCCGCCGAAACGGGGCGAACCATTCTTGATGAGCAGCGAGTTGATGGCGTCGGTCTGTTCCAACGCATACCGCACTTCATCGGGGTCGCACTGAGGCTCGAGCGCAAGGAGCTTTTCGCGCGACTCCTTGCACACGCACCCTTCCGCTGCCCGGGCAATGATCTTGTCCAGCTCCAGCGTTTTCAAATAACTTGTTTCCATAGTAATTCCCTATACTAAATCGATTTTTTGATTTTTCACGACAGAACAGATCTCAGGAAGTCGTAGCTCTTCAACGGCTTGTCCAGATGCGTCAGAGCATACTGTTCTGATACGGCCGCAAGCTTTGCCAGACTGCCCACAGAGATGCGAAAGCCGAATATCTTCTTATCCTCGACCAGACAGATATGCCGCAGCGCAAACAGCGCCCCAGC is a genomic window containing:
- a CDS encoding endonuclease MutS2; this translates as METSYLKTLELDKIIARAAEGCVCKESREKLLALEPQCDPDEVRYALEQTDAINSLLIKNGSPRFGGVEGVSQLAARAVKGGVLSMGELLMVAGALRNFQNLVSWYGSSEHDALPTDDLFYALAPQPGLEQQISSAILAPDAMADTASHTLNDLRKKIRATENSIRDRLESMVRNMDTSKHLQESVVSIRNGRYVVPVKSEYRGEVSGIIHDVSSTGATVFVEPQAVVEANARILQYRAQEAQEIERILVAFTGQVAAIEPQFQYSYKAMLEIDVLLAKARLALDMKAFKPTVRTDTSFSLIRARHPLIDAKKCVPVDISLGRDYDSLIITGPNTGGKTVTLKTAGLLCAMAQCGFLIPADERSEICVFDEFLVDIGDEQSIEQSLSTFSGHMKKITGILELAMPRTLVLLDELGAGTDPAEGAALAVAIIEELRRRGVLLMATTHYAELKVFALETKGVVNASCEFDLETLRPTYKLSVGVPGKSNAFLISEKLGIPERVIEAAQQHLSAEDKRLDAVLGQLDDLKLQLKASQDEVEGLKNEAAHQLDAARQKRDELIQQGENELEAARAKARALAQEVESKAYALTDELRQLQKDERMNTQQKAQRAREIAKKESEKLFMGTEVVHNPVKEFVPLKEVKVGQEVCIAELNQLATVLSLPDKNGDVLVRAGIIKTKVPLKGLKQPEKLVKEAKPQTKAQQRYSRLTGDVNRPNGRVERVQRTAKMECNLLGLTVDEALPEVDSFIDRAILNGQTVVYLIHGNGTGALRTAIHKHLRGNRMVKSFRLGRYGEGESGVTVVELK